The window AGAGGACGCCGTCAACGCCAAGAACGACTTCCTCGAGGAGGCGACCGGCCGTGACGCGAAGGCCCGTCGCGACTCGATGAAACGCTCCGTCGAGGACGACGCCGAGACGCCGGACAACGTCTGATCGCTCGTCTTCTCCGGTAGACTCCGACCGCCGCCGGCGACAGGCTCAAATGTGCGCGTGACATACGGTGTCATACGCCACGGTCGGAGGCGATTCGAAATGTCCGGCCACCCCGCGACGCCGTCGAGCGGCGCGGGTCCGCGTCGCCGCGGTCGGTCGGGCGGGTAGGACCGACCGGCCGCACACGCCGAGGACGTCGCTTTCGCCGCGGAGCGGTTTCGAGACCGTCAGAACCCGGACCAGTGGCGTCGCTGCGACCGCTCGAATCGTCGGCCTGCGAAAAAAGAGTCGGCGAGCGACGACCGTCGGTCGCTTCAGCTCTCGTCGCGCGTGATCTCGTAGCCGAACTGGATGGTGTTCTCCGGCATGATGCGGGCGGACCACTCGCCGCTCGCGGGATCCTCGATCCGGTACGTGAACTGCTGCTCACCGCTGTGGTCGGCGTAGTCGCCGTCGGTCCGGACCGCTCGCCGGTCGGCGCCGAGGCTGACGTGCCCGCTGTCGGTGCGTCGGACGCGCTCGGCGTCCACCTCGGTCCCGTTGGGCGCGACGAGGGTCACGTCGAAGCCCGGCTCCGGACCGTCGCTCCCGTCGGGGCTGTCCGCGGTCAGCGTCAGCGTCGCGTTCTCGGTGTCCTCCGCGACCTCGAAGTCGGTCTCGAAGGGCTCCGCGGGCTGCTCCCAGACCTCGACGGTCAGGTCGACGCGCTGCCAGTGGTCGCGGTCGTCGGGTCGGGCGGGGTCCTGGAGGCCGAGGTCGATCACCGCGTCGTAGCGGCCCCGGTCGGCGTCCTCGGGCGGCGCGACGACGACCTCGATCGTCTCGGACTCGCCGGGTGCGACCTCCGCGGGCGCCTCGATGTCGAACCAGGAGGCCTCCAGCGGCTGGAAGTCGCCCGCGTAGTGGATCCGGTCGTTGGTCTCGATCTGCGGGTTCACGGGTACCGGCTGGTCGCCGTCGTTCTCGACGACGATCTCGTGGACCGTCGTCTCGCCGGACTGGACCTGTGCGGTCCCGTAGGACCCGGACGTGACGGTCACGGTCGGATCTTCACGCACGTCCAGGCTCAGACTCGCGGTGTGGACCGGGTGTGCCGGCTGGCCGGGGTAGTTGATCGTCTCGTTGTTGAACGCGATCGCGCCGCTGTACCGGCCCAGCTGCGCGTCCTCGGGGACCGCGATGGTCGCGTTGACCGTCAGCGTCTCCCCGGCGTCCAGGGACGTCTCGCCGGTGTCGATCGACACCCACTCCTCCTTGACGGGCCGCTGGCCCGCCTTCGGGACGTAGACGTGGGGATCGACCGTCACCGCCTCGTCCTCGCCGTTCTCGACGCTGACCTCGATGCTCTCGGACTCGCCGGGCTTGAGCGTCAGCGACCGGTACTGCTCGTCGACGTACAGCCGCGTGAAGTTGCTCCCGTCGTCCGTCTGGGCGACCGCGGGTTCGGCGGCGTTCCCCTCGATTCCGTGGCTGTTCAACTGACCCGTCACGCCGACGGTCGCGGCCGGGAGAGCGACCACGAACGCCAGCGCGAGCGCTAGCTTTCGTTGCATGGTTGTGACTGTACACCCCTCGACCACTGCTGGAGGGCAAGTGGGAGCGGGGGGCTCGTTCCGGGTGGTGTAATGTCTACTATGAATACTTTCCGGTACGGAATCAGGTACGGGTCAGGTGCCTCCCAGCCCGCGCTCGCTCCGTTCGGCTCTCGAAGCCCCGTCTCGCAGGACTCGGTGAGCTACTCGGTGAGACCGTACCCGCGCGCGAACAGCAGGTAGTCCACCGAGAGCACTGCGACCGTGGCGACGGACAGCACCACGAGGGAGACGTTCGGATCGATCTCGGTCACGCCCAGCATCCCGTACCGAACCCCGTTCACCATGTACACCATCGGGTTGAGCAGCGAGACGTCCCGCCAGAGCGGGGGCAACACCTCAAGCGAGTAGAACACCCCGCCGAAGAACACCAGCGGCCGCAGGATGAACTGGGACAGCACCGTCAGGTGGTCGAAGTCCTCCGCCCACAGGCCACCGATCACGCCGAACCCGGCGAACAGCGTGCTGATGACGACCCCGAAGCTCAGCAGGTACAGCGGGTGGGCGACGGGGACGGTGGTGAAGACGAACCCGACGCCGACGATGATGACGCCGATCAGCAGCCCCCTGAGCGCGCTGGCCAGCACGTAGGCGGCGACCATTCCGCCGTGGGACATCGGCGAGGTCAGGACTTCGTGAATGTACTCGTTCCAGCGGCCGTGGAAGATCGAGAAGGAGGCGTTCTCGAAGGCGTCGGAGATGGCGCCCAGGACTACCAGCCCGGGCAGGACGAACTGGATGTACGAGATACCGGCAATCTCGCCGATCCGGCTGCCGAGGATGACGCCGAACACGGAGAAGTAGAGGACGTTGGTTATCGCCGGCGGCAGGAACGTGTTGTAGGGGCGCCTGACGAACCGGAGGATCTCCCGCCGCGTCAGCGTCGCCACGCCGATGCCGTCTCTCGTCACGCCTCCACCTCCGTCTGGACGGCCGCCTCGTCGTCGCCGGTCCGGGTCATGTCGACGAACACCTCCTCCAGCGACGCCCGGCGGATGTCCAGCGAGGCGACGGTGTGGCCCGCCCGTTCCAGCTGGCGCATGACCGCCGGGGCCGCCTGGCTGCCGCCGGCGGCGGTCACCAGCAGTCGGTCGCCCTCCATCGTGATCCGGTGGATCCCGTCGACGTCGAGCGCCGGCGCCGTCGCGGGCGGATCGGCCAGCTCGAACTCCAGGGTGTCGGTGCCGCGGTCACGCAGTTCCTCGGGCGTGGCCACCTCGACCTTGCGTCCGCTGTCCATGATCGCCACGCGGTCGCAGAGCCGTTCGGCCTCCTCGATGTAATGGGTGGTCAGCAGGATCGTCGTCCCCTCGTCGTTGAGGTCGGTGATCAGCTCCCAGAGGTCCCGCCGCAGCTCCACGTCGACGCCGGCCGTGGGCTCGTCGAGGATCAGCAGGTCCGGGTCCGAGACCAGCGCCCGCGCAAGCATGAAGCGGCGCTTCATCCCGCCCGAGAGCCAGTCGAAGCGCGTGTCGCGCTTGTCCCAGATGCCGACCGTCTTCAGCGCCTCCTCGGCGCGCTCGCGGGCCTCGTCGCGGCCGACGCCGTGGTAGCCGGCCTTGTGTTCCAGAACCTCGATTATGGGGAAGAACCGGTCGACGTTGTACTCCTGGGGCGCGAGGCCGATCCGGTCGCGGGCCTCGCGGTAGTCGTCCTCGACGTCGGCGCCGAAGACGGTCGCCTCGCCGCCGTCGGCGCGGACCAGCCCCACGAGCGCGTTGATGAACGTCGTCTTCCCGGCCCCGTTCGGGCCGAGCAGGCCGAAGAACTCGCCCGCCTCGACGGTCAGCGACAGCCCGTCGAGCGCCTGCACGTCGCCGTACGACTTCTGCAACTCCCTGGCGCGGATAGCCGGCGCTGTCATCGGTGACGACTACCCGCGGACGCGGTTAAGAACACTGATACGGACTGTCGTAGCTGTTTTCCGGCCGACAGCCCGGCGGACTGCCGTCCCGATACGAGACTGCGACAGTACGTAGAGAACGCCGGCGACCGCAGCGACGAGTCCGGCGTCGACCCCGTCGGGCCGGCTCAGCGACCGAGGCGCTCGCGGCTGATCGCCACGCCGGAGGGCGTGATGATGAGCTGGTCGTCGTCCTTCTGGACGATGTCGCCGCCCACCTCGTCGGCCACCTGCTTGAGCTCGTCGCTGATGTGTTCCATCGTCCGGTCCTGCGTGCTGTGGCGGGTGATGTCGGCGATGACGATGTCGCCGTCGTACACCGCGTCCTTGATGTCGATGACGTCGCCCTTCTCCCCGATGCGAGCGATCCGGACCTCGCGGTCCGCCTCCCCGGCCGACGCGTCGAAGTCGTCGGCGTTCAGTTCGACGTAGTCCTCGGTCTGCCGGGACGGCCCCGAGTCCCCGAGGATCTTGCTCATCAATCCCATGTTCCCCCAGCGTGCCGGAATCCGTATAGGCTTTACGTCAGACGCACTGGAGCCTGCGCGACTGTACGGCCGCGCTCCGGATCCGGTCCCCCAGCGTCGGGGGGTCGTTTTATAATCGTGCGGGACGGTACCACACCATATGGTCGAGGGAGCCGGACCGTTCGCCGCCTCGGTTCTCGCGTACGTCCTGGGACTCGCCGTCCTCCTGTACGGCGTCTACCAGACCGCCGGCCAGTCGGTGAACGCCGCGATGGCGGTCGGCGGGCTCGTCGTCGTCGCGGCGACCGCCGTCCTGGCGAACGCGGTCATCAGGATCGACGAGGCGGTCGAGCGTCACTGAACCACCGAACGAGACCGGGAGGGACTTCCGGACGGTGAACTCGAAGCGGTCGTCGACGACCACCTCTTTCGTCTCGGGTGGCCTGCGGCCACCGCTCGACGAAAAACGTGGTCCTCGTGAGCAGAGCGAACGAGGTGGTCGAGAGACGCTCCGCGTCTCTCGCATGCGGAAAATCTTCGATTTTCCAGCAGCTCGGGAGAGCTTTGCTCTCCCGGTGGCGAAAACGTCGAATGGATGGTTCGCGACTCAGACGGTGAACTCGAAGAGTTCGTCGCCGACGTGGTGGATCGACTCGACGACCTTGCCGCTGTCGCCGACCATGTCGCCGCCGTCGGTCATGGCGCGGCCGACGGCGAGGAACTTGCCGTGGGCTTCCTCGTTGATCGCCACCAGGT of the Halomicrobium salinisoli genome contains:
- a CDS encoding ABC transporter permease — translated: MTRDGIGVATLTRREILRFVRRPYNTFLPPAITNVLYFSVFGVILGSRIGEIAGISYIQFVLPGLVVLGAISDAFENASFSIFHGRWNEYIHEVLTSPMSHGGMVAAYVLASALRGLLIGVIIVGVGFVFTTVPVAHPLYLLSFGVVISTLFAGFGVIGGLWAEDFDHLTVLSQFILRPLVFFGGVFYSLEVLPPLWRDVSLLNPMVYMVNGVRYGMLGVTEIDPNVSLVVLSVATVAVLSVDYLLFARGYGLTE
- a CDS encoding cell division protein SepF; this translates as MGLMSKILGDSGPSRQTEDYVELNADDFDASAGEADREVRIARIGEKGDVIDIKDAVYDGDIVIADITRHSTQDRTMEHISDELKQVADEVGGDIVQKDDDQLIITPSGVAISRERLGR
- a CDS encoding ABC transporter ATP-binding protein, giving the protein MTAPAIRARELQKSYGDVQALDGLSLTVEAGEFFGLLGPNGAGKTTFINALVGLVRADGGEATVFGADVEDDYREARDRIGLAPQEYNVDRFFPIIEVLEHKAGYHGVGRDEARERAEEALKTVGIWDKRDTRFDWLSGGMKRRFMLARALVSDPDLLILDEPTAGVDVELRRDLWELITDLNDEGTTILLTTHYIEEAERLCDRVAIMDSGRKVEVATPEELRDRGTDTLEFELADPPATAPALDVDGIHRITMEGDRLLVTAAGGSQAAPAVMRQLERAGHTVASLDIRRASLEEVFVDMTRTGDDEAAVQTEVEA